The nucleotide sequence AGATCGAATACACCATTGACCGGGTGGCTTGGCTCTATCAGAATCGCAACTTGATCAAGGGGCTTGCCTTTGTCGAAGAGCCGCCGGTGCTGCGCTTTTTCTTTGGCAAATTGAGACCGATGGAGAACTGGGGCGAAAAATTGGTCGAAGCTTTTGAGGCCGATTTCGGCACCGCGTGCTGATCGTGCCGCAATCTGCGCCGCATTGCCGTCGCGGCGCAAAAACAAGGCCGGTTGCTTCAGCGCCCCCGCCGGCAGAGATAGGCACACGCCGTGCAACCGCCGCAGAAAAGGAGTTCCACCATGATCCGTTTATCGAAAAGTGCCCTGCATATGCGCTCCTCAGAGATCCGCGATCTCATGAGCGTGGCCGTTGACCCGGATATCATCTCGTTCGCCGGCGGCATGCCGAACAACGATCTGTTTCCTATCGCTGAGGTGGATGAAATCTATCAGCGTCTGCCCCTGAGGGTCAAGCAGGAGGGATTTCAGTATGGCCCCACCGGCGGCTATCCGCCGCTGCTCGAATCCCTGAGCCGCTTCCTGGAATCCAAAGGGCTGCCGGTGAAAAGCAATCAACTCATGATCACCAGCGGATCGCTGCAGGCGATCAATCTCATCGGCAAAATCATGCTCGATCCCGGCGATGTCGCGATCACGGAAACCCCCTGCTTCATCGGCGCCATATCGGCGTTTAAATCCTATCAGGCGGAACTGGCCGGCGTTCCCATGGATGCGGACGGCATCATCGCCGGAAAACTGCGCCAGGCCTTGGACGCTTATCACGAGCGATGCAAACTGGTCTACCTGACGCCCAATTTTCACAATCCTGCTGGAACGATCTACAGCCGAGAGCGGCGGCAGGAGGTGCTGACGCTGCTGCAAAACCGCAACGTCATCCTAGTGGAAGACGATGCATACAGCGATCTCTATTTCGATGAATCGGATCGCGATCTGACTCGTAGCTTGAAAGCCATGGGCCCGGAGCCGGTGCCGATCTGTTATTGCGGTTCTTTTTCCAAGATCTTTGGTCCGGGCATGCGGTTGGGTTGGCTGTTGGCCTCGAAAGAGATCGTGCGCCAATGCGAAATAGCGAAACAATCCATTGATGCCTGTTCCTCCACCTTTACGCAAGTGCTGGCCAACGAGTTCCTGGTACAGAATAAATTGCCCGGATACTTACAGCGCATCCGCCCGATCTACCGGCGGCGCTGTGAGCGATTGCTGGAGAGTCTGCAGAAATATATGCCCGCCGAGGTCGCCTGGAATCATCCAAAGGGTGGTTTTTACATCTGGGTCAAGTTGCCGGAGGATATGGATGCCACCGAGGTGCTGAAAAAAGCCATTCCACTCGGTGCAGTGTTCGTCGT is from bacterium and encodes:
- a CDS encoding PLP-dependent aminotransferase family protein; this translates as MIRLSKSALHMRSSEIRDLMSVAVDPDIISFAGGMPNNDLFPIAEVDEIYQRLPLRVKQEGFQYGPTGGYPPLLESLSRFLESKGLPVKSNQLMITSGSLQAINLIGKIMLDPGDVAITETPCFIGAISAFKSYQAELAGVPMDADGIIAGKLRQALDAYHERCKLVYLTPNFHNPAGTIYSRERRQEVLTLLQNRNVILVEDDAYSDLYFDESDRDLTRSLKAMGPEPVPICYCGSFSKIFGPGMRLGWLLASKEIVRQCEIAKQSIDACSSTFTQVLANEFLVQNKLPGYLQRIRPIYRRRCERLLESLQKYMPAEVAWNHPKGGFYIWVKLPEDMDATEVLKKAIPLGAVFVVGKTFDPNGTANEHLRLSFCHMPEDKMEKGVQIIAAAIQAVQAGR
- a CDS encoding tryptophanase; its protein translation is IEYTIDRVAWLYQNRNLIKGLAFVEEPPVLRFFFGKLRPMENWGEKLVEAFEADFGTAC